GACAATTTGCACAGAAAATTGTGCTGAAATTGCACTAATGTGACTGCATCCTTGAGCCATATAGGTTTGGATGTGAGGGGAAGAATGATGTTCTTCCTTTAGATCTGTGGAATAATTGCCTGTGGAATAATCCTACCTTTGGTTTCTCCAGGAAACAGACAAGCTAGAAGAGGACAAAGCCGCCCTCCAGGCTGAAATCGAGAATCTCCTGAAGGAAAAGGAGAGGCTTGAGTATGTTCTGGCCACTCATAAACCTCTTTGCCAGCTGCCCGAAGAGCTGGACTGCCTGTTTCCAGAGTCTCCCCAGCCTCTTCCAACTCCCGAAACGGCCAGCAAACTCCCAGAGGACGGCCCACAAGACGTCGCTTCCCTGCAGGACTTGGAGATCCCCACGGTACCGTCCAGCGCCATTTCTGGGAACTCCAACATCCTGCTGTGCTCCAGCGCAGAGGTCAGCTTGTGCGACCTCGAGCCCTCTCTGGACGTCAAGGACGAGCTCCTCGCCGCCGTCGACGAGGACCGGGTCTCGGCGGAAACGGCCCGCTCCGTGCCCGACATCGACCTGACCGGCTCGCTGGGGATCACGGACTGGGAAACCCTCTACAAGTCTGTGGCCAACGATCTAGAACCTTTGAGCACCCCGGTGGTGAGCACGTCCACGCCCACCTGCAGCAACTACCTGTCCGTATTTACCTTCGCCTGCCCAGAGCTGGACTCCCTGGCCGAGGGACTGG
Above is a genomic segment from Labeo rohita strain BAU-BD-2019 chromosome 17, IGBB_LRoh.1.0, whole genome shotgun sequence containing:
- the fosaa gene encoding protein c-Fos — protein: MFLSKAKKTDPDSSCSSAGDTRPNKPTDAPMDSSTQGSCVDAESPGSFVPTVTAISSTPDLQWMVQPTIITSVSPSLGRAESSEPAKSKTAGNKGKCAARKSKSEQLSPEEEEKKRIRRERNKMAAAKCRNRRRELTDTLQAETDKLEEDKAALQAEIENLLKEKERLEYVLATHKPLCQLPEELDCLFPESPQPLPTPETASKLPEDGPQDVASLQDLEIPTVPSSAISGNSNILLCSSAEVSLCDLEPSLDVKDELLAAVDEDRVSAETARSVPDIDLTGSLGITDWETLYKSVANDLEPLSTPVVSTSTPTCSNYLSVFTFACPELDSLAEGLDGCKGGVTKAESSVDILNSPTLLAL